A part of Salmo trutta chromosome 15, fSalTru1.1, whole genome shotgun sequence genomic DNA contains:
- the LOC115149025 gene encoding tubulin polymerization-promoting protein family member 3-like: MAEGSVSVAEVEKAFKKFAIHGDTKATGKEMNGKNFAKLCKDCRVIDGKNVTATDVDIVFTKVKAKTARVIAFEQFSQALSELAPKRFKGKCQEEALQQLYGLIAGKEPANAGVTKVAKAAAVDRLTDTTKFTGAHKERFDESGKGKGKAGRVDIPDASGYVGAYKGKGTYEDKVKEA, translated from the exons ATGGCAGAGGGCTCCGTATCAGTAGCAGAGGTGGAGAAGGCCTTCAAGAAGTTTGCCATTCATGGGGACACCAAGGCTACTGGGAAGGAGATGAACGGCAAGAACTTTGCCAAACTCTGCAAGGACTGCCGGGTCATCGACGGCAAGAACGTCACTGCCACCGATGTGGACATTGTCTTCACTAAAGTCAA GGCGAAGACAGCTCGTGTGATCGCCTTTGAGCAGTTCAGCCAGGCCCTGTCAGAGTTGGCCCCGAAGCGTTTTAAAGGGAAGTGCCAGGAGGAGGCACTGCAGCAGCTCTACGGCCTCATAGCAGGGAAGGAGCCTGCCAACGCGGGCGTCACC AAAGTGGCCAAGGCAGCGGCGgtggacagactgacagacaccacCAAATTCACAGGGGCACACAAGGAGCGGTTTGACGAGTCGGGCAAAGGGAAGGGCAAGGCCGGGCGAGTAGACATTCCAGATGCCAGTGGCTATGTGGGTGCCTACAAGGGCAAGGGCACCTATGAGGATAAGGTCAAGGAAGCATAg
- the LOC115149026 gene encoding tripartite motif-containing protein 16 isoform X2, protein MAEPNFPLPPDGYTCLLCADVLRDPVTISCGDTYCLECIKVYWDQYDHLGVYNCPQCRATFTPRPVLRRNVPNVTQVRRQLPELQPFPYLQRDSLCDFCVGRRSKAVKSCLMCLAYYCETHIKPHYESATFKRHKLVDETGHLDRKICPQHEKGLELFCRSDQMCICVLCTVREHRSHNIISAEEERAEKQKNLLVTQSEVQHIIQERMKELQELRHNVDVLKSNAQRAMSDSDKIFSEMLQAVERWHVEVSQLIKANMQAAMSQAEGYVERLEQEILELQRRDVELRQILDTEDNIHFLQNFPTLCVPPEPMVPKVLINPQFSFGEVTKTVTGMKEHLDDICKKELSKISKLVSDIPVYILSPRGGDKRFKAPTRADFQEPKTRADFLRYSCPLTFDPNTAYKELVLSEGNHKVMRKKTVKFYPDHPERFDGFSQVLCKECLGGFRYYWEAEWSGEFSIGVAYKSISRKGKNSYSLLGYNDKSWSLLCSDSGYSAWHNKMDKDLPEAPRATRIGVYLDYAANTVAFYSVSEAMELIHKFTAQFSEPLYAGFGVGSSVSLCQLKENLQPY, encoded by the exons ATGGCTGAGCCGAACTTCCCCCTGCCTCCAGATGGCTACACCTGTCTTCTGTGTGCCGATGTGCTGCGAGACCCTGTTACCATCTCCTGTGGAGACACCTACTGCCTGGAGTGCATCAAGGTCTACTGGGACCAGTATGACCACCTGGGGGTGTACAACTGCCCCCAATGCCGGGCCACCTTCACCCCTCGCCCCGTCCTTAGGCGCAACGTGCCCAACGTGACCCAGGTGCGCCGGCAGCTGCCCGAGCTACAGCCCTTCCCCTACCTCCAGAGGGATTCGCTGTGTGACTTCTGTGTGGGCCGCCGCAGTAAGGCTGTCAAGTCCTGCCTGATGTGCCTGGCCTACTACTGCGAGACACACATCAAGCCCCACTACGAGTCTGCCACCTTCAAGAGGCACAAGCTGGTGGATGAGACGGGTCacctggacaggaagatctgtcCGCAGCATGAGAAGGGCCTGGAGCTGTTCTGTCGCTCTGACCAGATGTGTATCTGTGTGCTGTGTACCGTCAGGGAGCACCGCAGCCACAACATCATCTCTGCTGAGGAGGAGCGCGCTGAGAAACAG AAAAACCTGTTggtgacccagtctgaggtccagcaCATCATTCAGGAGCGGATGAAGGAACTGCAGGAGTTGAGACACAACGTTGACGTTCTCAAG AGCAATGCCCAGCGGGCGATGTCGGACAGTGATAAGATCTTCAGTGAGATGCTACAGGCGGTGGAGCGCTGGCATGTTGAGGTGAGCCAGCTGATAAAGGCCAACATGCAGGCAGCCATGTCACAGGCCGAGGGATACGTGGAGCGGCTGGAGCAGGAGATTCTGGAGCTGCAGCGCAGGGACGTCGAGCTGCGCCAGATCCTCGACACAGAGGACAACATCCACTTCCTACAG AACTTCCCCACACTGTGTGTTCCTCCTGAGCCCATGGTGCCCAAAGTCCTAATCAACCCTCAGTTCTCTTTCGGAGAGGTCACCAAGACTGTCACCGGTATGAAGGAGCATCTAGATGACATCTGTAAGAAGGAGCTGAGCAAAATCTCCAAGTTAG taaGCGATATCCCTGTATACATACTTTCACCAAGAGGTGGCGACAAACGATTCAAAG CTCCCACCAGGGCAGATTTTCAGGAACCCAAAACTAGAGCAGACTTCTTGAGAT aTTCCTGTCCGCTCACCTTTGACCCCAACACAGCCTACAAAGAGCTGGTTCTGTCTGAGGGGAACCACAAAGTGATGCGGAAGAAGACAGTCAAGTTTTACCCGGATCACCCCGAACGCTTCGATGGCTTCTCCCAGGTTCTATGCAAGGAGTGCCTGGGTGGGTTCAGGTACTACTGGGAAGCAGAGTGGAGCGGGGAGTTCTCCATCGGAGTGGCCTATAAGAGCATCAGCCGCAAGGGTAAGAACTCTTACAGTCTGCTGGGCTACAACGACAAGTCCTGgagcctgctctgctctgactCTGGCTACTCCGCATGGCACAACAAGATGGACAAAGACCTGCCAGAGGCCCCACGGGCCACACGGATTGGAGTGTACCTGGACTACGCTGCCAACACGGTGGCCTTCTACTCTGTGTCAGAGGCCATGGAGTTAATCCACAAATTCACGGCCCAGTTCTCTGAGCCTCTGTATGCAGGCTTTGGAGTGGGCTCCTCTGTGTCCCTCTGCCAACTAAAGGAGAACCTCCAACCTTACTGA
- the LOC115149026 gene encoding tripartite motif-containing protein 16 isoform X1, with translation MAEPNFPLPPDGYTCLLCADVLRDPVTISCGDTYCLECIKVYWDQYDHLGVYNCPQCRATFTPRPVLRRNVPNVTQVRRQLPELQPFPYLQRDSLCDFCVGRRSKAVKSCLMCLAYYCETHIKPHYESATFKRHKLVDETGHLDRKICPQHEKGLELFCRSDQMCICVLCTVREHRSHNIISAEEERAEKQKNLLVTQSEVQHIIQERMKELQELRHNVDVLKSNAQRAMSDSDKIFSEMLQAVERWHVEVSQLIKANMQAAMSQAEGYVERLEQEILELQRRDVELRQILDTEDNIHFLQNFPTLCVPPEPMVPKVLINPQFSFGEVTKTVTGMKEHLDDICKKELSKISKLVSDIPVYILSPRGGDKRFKESIFCSNTAPTRADFQEPKTRADFLRYSCPLTFDPNTAYKELVLSEGNHKVMRKKTVKFYPDHPERFDGFSQVLCKECLGGFRYYWEAEWSGEFSIGVAYKSISRKGKNSYSLLGYNDKSWSLLCSDSGYSAWHNKMDKDLPEAPRATRIGVYLDYAANTVAFYSVSEAMELIHKFTAQFSEPLYAGFGVGSSVSLCQLKENLQPY, from the exons ATGGCTGAGCCGAACTTCCCCCTGCCTCCAGATGGCTACACCTGTCTTCTGTGTGCCGATGTGCTGCGAGACCCTGTTACCATCTCCTGTGGAGACACCTACTGCCTGGAGTGCATCAAGGTCTACTGGGACCAGTATGACCACCTGGGGGTGTACAACTGCCCCCAATGCCGGGCCACCTTCACCCCTCGCCCCGTCCTTAGGCGCAACGTGCCCAACGTGACCCAGGTGCGCCGGCAGCTGCCCGAGCTACAGCCCTTCCCCTACCTCCAGAGGGATTCGCTGTGTGACTTCTGTGTGGGCCGCCGCAGTAAGGCTGTCAAGTCCTGCCTGATGTGCCTGGCCTACTACTGCGAGACACACATCAAGCCCCACTACGAGTCTGCCACCTTCAAGAGGCACAAGCTGGTGGATGAGACGGGTCacctggacaggaagatctgtcCGCAGCATGAGAAGGGCCTGGAGCTGTTCTGTCGCTCTGACCAGATGTGTATCTGTGTGCTGTGTACCGTCAGGGAGCACCGCAGCCACAACATCATCTCTGCTGAGGAGGAGCGCGCTGAGAAACAG AAAAACCTGTTggtgacccagtctgaggtccagcaCATCATTCAGGAGCGGATGAAGGAACTGCAGGAGTTGAGACACAACGTTGACGTTCTCAAG AGCAATGCCCAGCGGGCGATGTCGGACAGTGATAAGATCTTCAGTGAGATGCTACAGGCGGTGGAGCGCTGGCATGTTGAGGTGAGCCAGCTGATAAAGGCCAACATGCAGGCAGCCATGTCACAGGCCGAGGGATACGTGGAGCGGCTGGAGCAGGAGATTCTGGAGCTGCAGCGCAGGGACGTCGAGCTGCGCCAGATCCTCGACACAGAGGACAACATCCACTTCCTACAG AACTTCCCCACACTGTGTGTTCCTCCTGAGCCCATGGTGCCCAAAGTCCTAATCAACCCTCAGTTCTCTTTCGGAGAGGTCACCAAGACTGTCACCGGTATGAAGGAGCATCTAGATGACATCTGTAAGAAGGAGCTGAGCAAAATCTCCAAGTTAG taaGCGATATCCCTGTATACATACTTTCACCAAGAGGTGGCGACAAACGATTCAAAG AATCCATATTTTGTTCTAATACAGCTCCCACCAGGGCAGATTTTCAGGAACCCAAAACTAGAGCAGACTTCTTGAGAT aTTCCTGTCCGCTCACCTTTGACCCCAACACAGCCTACAAAGAGCTGGTTCTGTCTGAGGGGAACCACAAAGTGATGCGGAAGAAGACAGTCAAGTTTTACCCGGATCACCCCGAACGCTTCGATGGCTTCTCCCAGGTTCTATGCAAGGAGTGCCTGGGTGGGTTCAGGTACTACTGGGAAGCAGAGTGGAGCGGGGAGTTCTCCATCGGAGTGGCCTATAAGAGCATCAGCCGCAAGGGTAAGAACTCTTACAGTCTGCTGGGCTACAACGACAAGTCCTGgagcctgctctgctctgactCTGGCTACTCCGCATGGCACAACAAGATGGACAAAGACCTGCCAGAGGCCCCACGGGCCACACGGATTGGAGTGTACCTGGACTACGCTGCCAACACGGTGGCCTTCTACTCTGTGTCAGAGGCCATGGAGTTAATCCACAAATTCACGGCCCAGTTCTCTGAGCCTCTGTATGCAGGCTTTGGAGTGGGCTCCTCTGTGTCCCTCTGCCAACTAAAGGAGAACCTCCAACCTTACTGA
- the LOC115149028 gene encoding zinc finger and SCAN domain-containing protein 21 isoform X2 produces the protein MDVVEFLVSLLDVHKQQLKALTRQGEIQAKVLSQLVKDGLTRTLDRPSPQDVEEQRRHRMTPGRDKDPEEWGARLDGLLQEETQKKNQLIRPQGLSNAFQTRVLGQMWTVEDQSRQDFLSLRYEPQKGARELGQRLDSAAKHWLRPDLRTAAQVEQCVAMEQFLSLLPKEAGAWVQKQQPRDMEEAISMAEQRLGSGVFTVSSPSPDRTHTNTAQGSTETQGSVKMQSTSDHPDALTKSFLNQLETVKSAHFSLEIPDMGVASYQEEKDEHKVVPEEGSIFVCKQEVEDPDWHQESAPPEPIQMYGSTTGHESMSVDTPYISPPRHNSLSSTMYTHPTPRVSSQIPSPQSPPSLAPDVYHPHGQDSPVTDRLLSNNHSSDETELTARYTGLISEDGQLTWGTLPRVPSPSFHTRPPSPSPSHQCPDCGCCFTQQRSLEEHRNIHTGARPFVCGVCGKAFCHRRTLNKHTRIHSWERPFQCTDCGQTFKLKDTMKRHQVSHSRPGTGPGARQLSHSP, from the exons ATGGATGTGGTTGAGTTCCTGGTGTCCCTGCTGGATGTGCATAAACAACAGCTGAAAGCGCTGACCAGACAGGGGGAGATCCAGGCCAAGGTCCTCAGCCAGCTTGTCAAGGATGGTTTGACCAGAACCCTTGACCGGCCTTCGCCCCAGGAtgtagaggaacagagaaggCATAGGATGACACCAGGGAGAGATAAAGACCCAGAGGAATGGGGTGCTAGGCTTGATGGTCTGCTGCAAGAGGAGACACAGAAGAAGAATCAATTGATCAGACCCCAGGGGTTGTCTAATGCATTCCAGACCAGGGTACTGGGACAGATGTGGACTGTGGAGGATCAGAGCAGGCAGGACTTCTTGTCTCTGCGGTACGAACCCCAGAAGGGAGCCAGAGAGCTGGGGCAGAGGCTTGACTCAGCTGCTAAGCACTGGCTTAGGCCTGACCTAAGGACTGCTGCACAGGTAGAGCAGTGTGTTGCCATGGAGCAGTTTCTGTCCCTCTTGCCAAAGGAGGCTGGTGCCTGGGTGCAGAAGCAGCAGCCCAGGGATATGGAGGAAGCGATCAGCATGGCTGAGCAGCGGCTTGGGTCTGGAGTCTTCACCGTCTCCTCGCCTTCCCCTGACcgtacacatacaaacacagcaCAGGGCTCAACAGAGACACAAGG gAGTGTCAAGATGCAGAGCACCAGTGATCACCCAGATGCTTTGACCAAGTCATTTCTCAACCAGCTGGAGACTGTTAAGTCTGCCCATTTCAGTCTAGAGATTCCAGACATGGGAGTAGCCAGCTACCAGGAGGAAAAGGATGAGCACAAGGTGGTCCCAGAGGAAGGGTCCATCTTTGTGTGTAAGCAGGAAGTGGAGGACCCTGACTGGCATCAGGAGAGTGCTCCTCCAGAGCCTATCCAAATGTATGGGAGCACAACAGGACATGAGAGCATGTCAGTGGACACACCTTACATCTCCCCTCCCAGACacaactctctctcctccaccatgtacactcATCCAACACCCAGAGTGTCCAGTCAGATCCCCTCCCCACAGTCGCCTCCATCTCTAGCTCCTGATGTCTATCATCCACATGGTCAGGACAGCCCAGTGACAGACAGACTGCTGAGTAACAATCATTCTAGTGACGAGACAGAGCTCACTGCCAGGTACACAGGGCTTATCTCTGAAGATGGACAGCTGACCTGGGGGACCCTCCCGAGGGTTCCCTCACCCTCCTTCCACACTCGCCCGCCCTCCCCCTCACCCTCCCACCAGTGCCCAGACTGTGGCTGCTGCTTCACCCAGCAAAGGAGCCTGGAGGAGCACAGGAACATTCACACGGGGGCGAGGCCCTTCGTCTGTGGGGTGTGTGGCAAGGCCTTCTGCCACCGCCGCACTctgaacaaacacacacgtaTCCACTCCTGGGAGAGACCCTTTCAATGTACTGACTGTGGACAGACCTTCAAACTCAAAGACACCATGAAGAGGCACCAGGTGTCCCACAGCAGGCCAGGGACAGGGCCAGGGGCACGTCAGCTCTCTCACTCACCCTGA
- the LOC115149028 gene encoding zinc finger and SCAN domain-containing protein 21 isoform X1: MCSSACAPAINMDVVEFLVSLLDVHKQQLKALTRQGEIQAKVLSQLVKDGLTRTLDRPSPQDVEEQRRHRMTPGRDKDPEEWGARLDGLLQEETQKKNQLIRPQGLSNAFQTRVLGQMWTVEDQSRQDFLSLRYEPQKGARELGQRLDSAAKHWLRPDLRTAAQVEQCVAMEQFLSLLPKEAGAWVQKQQPRDMEEAISMAEQRLGSGVFTVSSPSPDRTHTNTAQGSTETQGSVKMQSTSDHPDALTKSFLNQLETVKSAHFSLEIPDMGVASYQEEKDEHKVVPEEGSIFVCKQEVEDPDWHQESAPPEPIQMYGSTTGHESMSVDTPYISPPRHNSLSSTMYTHPTPRVSSQIPSPQSPPSLAPDVYHPHGQDSPVTDRLLSNNHSSDETELTARYTGLISEDGQLTWGTLPRVPSPSFHTRPPSPSPSHQCPDCGCCFTQQRSLEEHRNIHTGARPFVCGVCGKAFCHRRTLNKHTRIHSWERPFQCTDCGQTFKLKDTMKRHQVSHSRPGTGPGARQLSHSP, encoded by the exons GCACCTGCAATCAATATGGATGTGGTTGAGTTCCTGGTGTCCCTGCTGGATGTGCATAAACAACAGCTGAAAGCGCTGACCAGACAGGGGGAGATCCAGGCCAAGGTCCTCAGCCAGCTTGTCAAGGATGGTTTGACCAGAACCCTTGACCGGCCTTCGCCCCAGGAtgtagaggaacagagaaggCATAGGATGACACCAGGGAGAGATAAAGACCCAGAGGAATGGGGTGCTAGGCTTGATGGTCTGCTGCAAGAGGAGACACAGAAGAAGAATCAATTGATCAGACCCCAGGGGTTGTCTAATGCATTCCAGACCAGGGTACTGGGACAGATGTGGACTGTGGAGGATCAGAGCAGGCAGGACTTCTTGTCTCTGCGGTACGAACCCCAGAAGGGAGCCAGAGAGCTGGGGCAGAGGCTTGACTCAGCTGCTAAGCACTGGCTTAGGCCTGACCTAAGGACTGCTGCACAGGTAGAGCAGTGTGTTGCCATGGAGCAGTTTCTGTCCCTCTTGCCAAAGGAGGCTGGTGCCTGGGTGCAGAAGCAGCAGCCCAGGGATATGGAGGAAGCGATCAGCATGGCTGAGCAGCGGCTTGGGTCTGGAGTCTTCACCGTCTCCTCGCCTTCCCCTGACcgtacacatacaaacacagcaCAGGGCTCAACAGAGACACAAGG gAGTGTCAAGATGCAGAGCACCAGTGATCACCCAGATGCTTTGACCAAGTCATTTCTCAACCAGCTGGAGACTGTTAAGTCTGCCCATTTCAGTCTAGAGATTCCAGACATGGGAGTAGCCAGCTACCAGGAGGAAAAGGATGAGCACAAGGTGGTCCCAGAGGAAGGGTCCATCTTTGTGTGTAAGCAGGAAGTGGAGGACCCTGACTGGCATCAGGAGAGTGCTCCTCCAGAGCCTATCCAAATGTATGGGAGCACAACAGGACATGAGAGCATGTCAGTGGACACACCTTACATCTCCCCTCCCAGACacaactctctctcctccaccatgtacactcATCCAACACCCAGAGTGTCCAGTCAGATCCCCTCCCCACAGTCGCCTCCATCTCTAGCTCCTGATGTCTATCATCCACATGGTCAGGACAGCCCAGTGACAGACAGACTGCTGAGTAACAATCATTCTAGTGACGAGACAGAGCTCACTGCCAGGTACACAGGGCTTATCTCTGAAGATGGACAGCTGACCTGGGGGACCCTCCCGAGGGTTCCCTCACCCTCCTTCCACACTCGCCCGCCCTCCCCCTCACCCTCCCACCAGTGCCCAGACTGTGGCTGCTGCTTCACCCAGCAAAGGAGCCTGGAGGAGCACAGGAACATTCACACGGGGGCGAGGCCCTTCGTCTGTGGGGTGTGTGGCAAGGCCTTCTGCCACCGCCGCACTctgaacaaacacacacgtaTCCACTCCTGGGAGAGACCCTTTCAATGTACTGACTGTGGACAGACCTTCAAACTCAAAGACACCATGAAGAGGCACCAGGTGTCCCACAGCAGGCCAGGGACAGGGCCAGGGGCACGTCAGCTCTCTCACTCACCCTGA
- the LOC115149027 gene encoding zinc finger and SCAN domain-containing protein 21-like, with protein sequence MDVVRLFTNLLAVHRQQLQALAVQGEIQTEALAQLLEKEELRRMEPDVKLEEVKDPEAYLMFLEEADSNSRLSNVKWGLLGEECLRSGEPNYETLRASLQSQVRAEESRRQEDFSYLRYDPERGPRELGQGLESAAQHWLRPERRTAAEVVRCVALQRFVSLLPTHVGDCVLKQCPQDMEEAIYMAEEYLNNTPGDKCSEMENHTDGEGYPADQLREEEAGPAEHQVNSEKMKVTGPGLFLKRIEFSKVCQSSTFNIDARHLEDIYSEERRLDGEDDLVEEDNFAEHEDWIKEEIKYNNQAEVEGEIRSASEMGQSAVARNTENVERSQLRNIANQMPVFGRAKRGVSSPVISSSSPNTAETEGETPCCLKRKNKEDPFHRPSHCCHDCGKSYKRAAFLSKHSCSAFPKFICPDCAQIFASQKCLTHHRRSHNKALGCSECGKQFRDKYNLKCHMRTHTGESPYTCTDCGDVFAQLKGLQEHRNIHTEERPFRCSVCGEGFHHSHTLTKHKLLHSQESFLCTRCGKSFKLNDDLLRHLRTVHDESQYLNGDQSFHKNGDISPRPYWN encoded by the exons ATGGATGTGGTGCGGTTATTTACAAACCTACTAGCAGTGCACAGACAGCAGCTACAGGCCCTGGCTGTACAGGGGGAGATCCAGACTGAGGCTCTAGCACAGTTACTGGAGAAGGAGGAGCTCAGGAGAATGGAGCCAGATGTGAAGCTGGAGGAGGTGAAGGATCCTGAGGCCTACCTGATGTTTTTGGAGGAGGCAGACTCCAACTCCAGGCTTTCTAATGTGAAGTGGGGGCTCCTTGGTGAGGAGTGCCTCAGGTCAGGCGAGCCAAACTACGAGACACTGAGGGCCAGCCTGCAGAGCCAAGTCAGGGCAGAAGAGAGCCGACGGCAGGAGGACTTCAGCTATCTGAGGTATGACCCTGAGAGAGGGCCCAGGGAGTTGGGGCAGGGACTGGAAAGTGCTGCACAGCACTGGCTTCGGCCTGAGAGGAGAACGGCTGCGGAGGTAGTGAGGTGTGTGGCCCTGCAGAGGTTTGTGTCACTCCTGCCCACACACGTTGGAGACTGTGTGCTGAAACAGTGCCCCCAGGACATGGAGGAGGCTATCTACATGGCTGAGGAGTACCTGAACAACACACCTGGGGATAAGTGCAGTGAGATGGAAAACCACACTGATGGAGAGGGATACCCTGCAGACCAACTGAGAGAGGAAGAAGCAGG acCTGCAGAACATCAAGTTAACAGTGAGAAGATGAAAGTCACAGGACCAGGGTTGTTTCTGAAGAGGATAGAATTTTCTAAAGTCTGTCAGTCCAGTACTTTCAATATAGATGCCAGACATCTGGAGGACATTtacagtgaggagaggagacttGATGGGGAAGATGATTTGGTTGAGGAAGACAATTTTGCTGAACATGAGGACTGGATTAAGGAGGAGATAAAATACAATAACCAGGCTGAGGTAGAGGGTGAGATCAGGTCAGCCTCTGAGATGGGACAGTCTGCTGTGGCTAGAAATACTGAGAATGTTGAGAGAAGTCAGCTTAGAAACATAGCAAATCAGATGCCTGTCTTTGGAAGGGCCAAGAGAGGTGTATCTTCCCCTGTCATCTCCTCGTCCAGCCCTAACACCgccgagacagagggagaaacacCCTGCTGCCTGAAGCGGAAAAACAAAGAAGATCCCTTCCATAGACCAAGCCACTGCTGCCATGACTGTGGTAAGAGCTACAAACGGGCTGCTTTTCTCAGCAAACACAGTTGCAGTGCCTTCCCTAAGTTCATCTGTCCTGACTGTGCCCAAATCTTTGCCTCTCAGAAATGCCTGACCCACCACCGCAGGAGCCATAATAAGGCTCTAGGCTGCTCTGAGTGTGGAAAGCAGTTTAGGGACAAGTATAATCTGAAATGTCACATGAGGACCCACACGGGTGAGTCCCCTTATACCTGTACAGACTGTGGGGATGTATTTGCACAGCTGAAAGGGCTGCAGGAGCACAGGAACATCCACACAGAAGAAAGGCCATTCCGCTgcagtgtgtgtggggagggctTCCACCACAGCCACACCCTAACAAAACATAAGCTTCTTCATTCCCAGGAGTCTTTCCTCTGTACTCGCTGTGGAAAGAGCTTTAAACTAAATGACGACTTGCTAAGGCATCTGAGGACGGTGCATGATGAAAGCCAGTACCTCAATGGAGATCAGAGTTTTCATAAGAATGGAGATATTTCACCAAGGCCCTATTGGAATTGA